One stretch of Apis cerana isolate GH-2021 linkage group LG8, AcerK_1.0, whole genome shotgun sequence DNA includes these proteins:
- the LOC107999940 gene encoding E3 ubiquitin-protein ligase TRAIP isoform X2, giving the protein MNIVCVICSDLLIPSDDVFYTPCGHIFHFACVTQWLERSKTCPHCRERTTLNKIHRIYFNFANNDAINEDTYSLQDKIDKLNFQLMLKEKDIKHYTEKIETLEKQKKGLKQEVGKTEKEIKEKTSTIYALKEQIKYFKEQNLEIEKIKKEMEQLQKNVENYKNIKMLIEASIEDVDEMISRTNDPSTLITYISVMKRQMTISLNKRRELRSNLRSLQQELTKVSMERNSLSQEYSKRMKLEEDIMVCETEKICLQNKLAKMEEEISLMKKSINSNSKTEDILINNLNNDIKQDKIEDINKTKSKKEDVNSKEENQSITKIEIDSPYLPVKSRGVFTLKQHTFQKNNIIKLNSSILTKKPRIQETYTKNIIDLGKYRN; this is encoded by the exons aTCCAAAACTTGTCCACATTGTAGAGAAAGGACTACACTCAATAAGattcatagaatatattttaattttgccaaTAATGATGCTATTAATGAAGATACATACTCTTTACAAGACAAAAttgacaaattaaattttcaacttatgttaaaagagaaagatattaagcattatacagaaaagattgaaacattagaaaaacaaaaaaaaggattaaaacaAGAAGTAGGAAaaacagagaaagaaataaaagagaagacTAGCACTATTTATGCTCTTaaagaacaaattaaatattttaaagagcaaaatttagaaattgaaaaaataaaaaaagaaatggagcaattacaaaaaaatgttgaaaattataaaaa tataaaaatgttaattgaagCTTCAATAGAAGACGTAGATGAGATGATATCAAGAACAAATGATCCTAGTACAttgattacatatatatctgtGATGAAAAG acAAATGACaattagtttaaataaaagaagagaattaaGAAGTAATCTAAGAAGTTTACAACAAGAACTTACTAAAGTCTCAATGGAACGAAATTCCTTATCTCAGGAATATAGCAAgagaat gaaACTCGAAGAAGATATAATGGTTTGTGAAactgaaaaaatttgtttacaaaATAAGCTTGcaaaaatggaagaagaaatatctttaatgaaaaaatcaataaactcTAATTCAAAAacagaagatattttaattaataatttaaacaatgatattaaacaagataaaattgaagatataaataagacaaaaagtaaaaaagaagatgtaAATTCAAAAGAGGAAAATCAATCTATtaca aaaattgaaatagattCCCCATATCTTCCAGTAAAATCAAGAGGAGTATTTACTTTAAAGCAGCATacatttcagaaaaataatataataaaattaaattcttcaattcttaCAAAAAAACCAAGAATTCAAGAAACATATACGaaaaat attatcgatttaggaaaatatagaaattaa
- the LOC107999940 gene encoding E3 ubiquitin-protein ligase TRAIP isoform X1, with amino-acid sequence MNIVCVICSDLLIPSDDVFYTPCGHIFHFACVTQWLERSKTCPHCRERTTLNKIHRIYFNFANNDAINEDTYSLQDKIDKLNFQLMLKEKDIKHYTEKIETLEKQKKGLKQEVGKTEKEIKEKTSTIYALKEQIKYFKEQNLEIEKIKKEMEQLQKNVENYKNIKMLIEASIEDVDEMISRTNDPSTLITYISVMKRQMTISLNKRRELRSNLRSLQQELTKVSMERNSLSQEYSKRMKLEEDIMVCETEKICLQNKLAKMEEEISLMKKSINSNSKTEDILINNLNNDIKQDKIEDINKTKSKKEDVNSKEENQSITKIEIDSPYLPVKSRGVFTLKQHTFQKNNIIKLNSSILTKKPRIQETYTKNENIEINNIVYNGLGGHSKIEQFPHPSKSKTKKIIDTGNKAKKLKIDSTYIIN; translated from the exons aTCCAAAACTTGTCCACATTGTAGAGAAAGGACTACACTCAATAAGattcatagaatatattttaattttgccaaTAATGATGCTATTAATGAAGATACATACTCTTTACAAGACAAAAttgacaaattaaattttcaacttatgttaaaagagaaagatattaagcattatacagaaaagattgaaacattagaaaaacaaaaaaaaggattaaaacaAGAAGTAGGAAaaacagagaaagaaataaaagagaagacTAGCACTATTTATGCTCTTaaagaacaaattaaatattttaaagagcaaaatttagaaattgaaaaaataaaaaaagaaatggagcaattacaaaaaaatgttgaaaattataaaaa tataaaaatgttaattgaagCTTCAATAGAAGACGTAGATGAGATGATATCAAGAACAAATGATCCTAGTACAttgattacatatatatctgtGATGAAAAG acAAATGACaattagtttaaataaaagaagagaattaaGAAGTAATCTAAGAAGTTTACAACAAGAACTTACTAAAGTCTCAATGGAACGAAATTCCTTATCTCAGGAATATAGCAAgagaat gaaACTCGAAGAAGATATAATGGTTTGTGAAactgaaaaaatttgtttacaaaATAAGCTTGcaaaaatggaagaagaaatatctttaatgaaaaaatcaataaactcTAATTCAAAAacagaagatattttaattaataatttaaacaatgatattaaacaagataaaattgaagatataaataagacaaaaagtaaaaaagaagatgtaAATTCAAAAGAGGAAAATCAATCTATtaca aaaattgaaatagattCCCCATATCTTCCAGTAAAATCAAGAGGAGTATTTACTTTAAAGCAGCATacatttcagaaaaataatataataaaattaaattcttcaattcttaCAAAAAAACCAAGAATTCAAGAAACATATACGaaaaat gaaaatatagaaattaataatattgtgtaTAATGGTTTGGGAGGacattcaaaaattgaacaatttcCTCATCCTTCTAAAagcaaaacaaagaaaataatagatactGGAAATAaagctaaaaaattaaaaattgattcaacttatattattaattaa